The Pyrococcus horikoshii OT3 genome includes a window with the following:
- a CDS encoding MBL fold metallo-hydrolase: protein MIEVTFLGAGGGRFVTITQVRSTGGFFIKASKNIFVDPGPGALIRMIRYKLDPRKIDVLFISHRHTDHCNDAEVIVEGMTYGVTKRRGILIGSRSVVHGDDAHTPALSKYHLEALEEVHAPNPGDRFKLGNEDMVITPSVHSDPTTIGFRLKTNFGDISYIADTEYFEGLEEWHDGTRVLIASVTRPRDMKIPYHLSTDDVVYMLKKMKEKPEVLIMTHLGMKMHFAGPYKEAEYIQNVTGVKTYVAKEGFRITIGKEIHVKTLRPVRFV from the coding sequence ATGATAGAAGTGACGTTTCTTGGTGCCGGTGGTGGTAGATTCGTTACTATAACTCAGGTTAGATCGACCGGTGGGTTCTTCATAAAGGCTAGTAAGAACATCTTTGTAGATCCAGGCCCTGGGGCCTTAATAAGGATGATAAGGTATAAGCTCGATCCCAGAAAGATAGATGTGCTCTTCATTTCTCACAGGCACACGGATCACTGTAACGATGCTGAGGTTATCGTAGAAGGCATGACCTACGGTGTTACTAAGAGGAGGGGAATTCTAATTGGCTCAAGAAGTGTGGTTCACGGCGACGATGCCCATACCCCGGCCCTCAGTAAATATCATCTGGAAGCTTTAGAAGAGGTACACGCTCCAAATCCAGGAGATAGATTCAAGCTTGGAAATGAAGATATGGTGATAACCCCCTCCGTTCACAGTGATCCTACGACAATAGGGTTTAGATTGAAAACTAACTTTGGTGACATCTCTTATATAGCCGATACGGAGTATTTCGAGGGGCTCGAGGAATGGCACGACGGGACTAGGGTTCTGATAGCTTCCGTTACTAGGCCCAGGGATATGAAGATTCCCTATCACTTATCTACGGATGACGTTGTATATATGCTCAAGAAGATGAAGGAAAAACCGGAAGTTTTGATAATGACTCATCTCGGGATGAAGATGCACTTTGCTGGCCCCTATAAAGAGGCCGAGTATATTCAAAACGTTACTGGGGTTAAAACGTATGTAGCTAAGGAGGGCTTTAGAATTACGATAGGGAAGGAAATCCACGTAAAGACATTAAGGCCAGTGAGGTTCGTTTAG